One window of the Microplitis demolitor isolate Queensland-Clemson2020A chromosome 10, iyMicDemo2.1a, whole genome shotgun sequence genome contains the following:
- the LOC103578290 gene encoding attractin-like protein 1 isoform X1: MAEVMQMFLFLYKSKYRRKNISRYDNSNKLVSGIPCMFLWIVLLWVAVLWSTATASSSSSSSSSSSESTCDSNNCVNGNCVNGTCVCHDGWQGSACQYCSGKIRLTAPSGSIHDGAGNYTTDVKCSWLIESSKNSSIRMHIEEFATECGWDHLYIYDGDSVEAPLLGVFTGLMHKDGYHIRRVPEVIARSGSVFLHFYSDVAYNMSGFNITYKTNACPSRYSYIDCSGHGVCIEGVCTCDATWTGEACDSPVCPKNCSQHHNQGECDRERHQCICMPGFKGSDCSQRVERGYWETISYNDFSPEGSASHCSVVWRDSLYVVGGESFYKSKMIYVYDLNGNVWETPHIEGIRPLPRYAHSCVLFGDKIYMYGGVIENSTVTNELWAFDVSAKVWENVKVRHNCNNKTMCGPLKVAGHTANLIHSYDKSEKMVVIFGHSPQYGYLNIVQEYYFGTREWKIVETMGFPVKGGYGHSAAYDPLTNLIYVYGGYVSESQSTQSLTNRIYSYHPNYRVWRLLTSAPSARFFHTGVFINGGLMLVFGGNTHNDTIHSHGALCYSADTIAYDVTCDAWHHFPMPPEMSNLPRYGHTATVFEKSMYIYGGFDGQMLSDMLKYTPGSCVHLSPQTQSSCLISRTGTKCIWDKQRSECLQITDVSRDILRNDDIHDGRYMQCIDDTQPRGMTSHKELCKLLTDCTACVQTSYNCVWCGKSCVYEMCRRTANAPPLAGITTLEECDAHTGVECLQLHTCHACSNNLNCIWSWSNGPDRCKPITKIRDINIMNGTIQAQAQRLSLDTCRSPCVEYTSCRNCTESDCIWCQNEHKCVDKNAYPASFPYGQCREWTTSDTRCRATETGREWCSFYSSCLSCRSDPGCGWCDDGSNTGKGKCIAGGARGPKTSNTDDTCPFDRWFFTKCPTCQCNGHSTCYPNTTECIKPCGNLTRGAHCDKCMTGYYGSPLNGATCQPCSCNDQGTECTSETGKCFCTTKGIVGDHCERCDVSSLYNGDPTKGSCFYDLVIDYQFTFNLSKKEDRHYRAINFKNSPSKPDVDAEFSITCSVLAKMNITIKKGNSPEKPLLLGANCTTYKHRFSKADYNFGNEDNNTQTTFYVYVYDFQPPLWIQISFSQYSKLNLQQFFITFSTDYMTPHRCFLALLLVAAVLWKIKQKYDMYRRRQRLLVEMEQMASRAFSQVLVEIERRDVLSDTERNDLDACNGQKKKKDAPSPIALEPCNGNRAAVLSLLVRLPTGGEAYTPSGQSAGLAVASALVTLGSPRRPSQELSTKEPKKTRKSASQHPDSTCI; this comes from the exons ATGGCAGAAGTCATGCAGATGTTTCTATTTCTATACAAATCTAAATATCgtcgaaaaaatatatcaagatatgataatagtaataaactGGTGTCTGGTATACCGTGTATGTTTTTATGGATAGTTTTATTGTGGGTCGCAGTGCTATGGAGTACAGCGACAGCATCAtcgtcttcttcttcatcCTCATCGTCATCAGAATCGACATGCGATTCAAACAATTGTGTCAACGGTAATTGTGTCAATGGTACCTGTGTATGTCATGATGGCTGGCAGGGATCCGCATGTCAGTACTGCAGTGGAAAAATCAG actgACAGCACCATCAGGAAGTATCCATGATGGAGCAGGGAATTACACGACAGATGTTAAGTGCTCGTGGTTGATAGAGAGCAGCAAAAATTCATCAATTCGGATGCATATTGAAGAATTTGCAACAGAATGTGGATGggatcatttgtatatatatgatggTGATAGTGTTGAGGCACCGCTACTTGGCGTATTTACCGGATTGATGCACAAGGATGGCTACCACATCCGGCGAGTTCCGGAAGTAATAGCACGATCTGGCAGCGTCTTCCTACATTTTTACTCAGACGTAGCTTATAATATGAGCGGATTTAATATTACGTATAAAACAAATGCTTGTCCTAGcag GTATTCGTATATAGATTGTTCTGGACACGGTGTTTGTATTGAAGGAGTTTGTACTTGTGATGCAACGTGGACTGGCGAGGCCTGTGATTCCCCAGTTTGTCCTAAAAATTGTTCTCAGCATCATAATCAAGGTGAATGTGACCGTGAGAGACATCAATGTATTTGTATGCCAGGATTtaaag gttCAGACTGTAGCCAAAGAGTGGAACGTGGTTACTGGGAAACGATATCATACAATGATTTTTCACCTGAAGGCTCAGCAAGTCACTGCTCAGTGGTCTGGCGTGACTCATTGTACGTCGTCGGCGGTGAAAGCTTTTATAAATCCAAGATGATATACGTTTATGATTTAAATGGCAATGTTTGGGAGACACCACACATTGAAGGTATACGTCCATTACCAAGATACGCGCACTCATGTGTGTTATTtggtgataaaatttatatgtatggtGGTGTTATTGAAAACTCAACTGTAACAAACGAACTCTGGGCATTCGATGTATCCGCAAAGGTATGGGAAAATGTTAAAGTGAGGCATAATTGCAATAACAAAACAATGTGCGGGCCATTGAAAGTTGCTGGTCATACTGCTAATCTTATTCACAGTTATGATAAGAGCGAAAAAATGGTCGTCATATTTGGTCATTCACCGCAATACGGTTATTTAAACATTGTTCaagaatattattttggtaCGCGGGAATGGAAAATAGTAGAGACAATGGGATTTCCTGTGAAAGGTGGATATGGGCATAGCGCAGCTTATGATCCACTTACAAATCTCATTTATGTTTACGGAGGATATGTGTCGGAATCACAGAGTACACAGAGTTTGACTAATCGAATATATTCATATCATCCAAATTATCGTGTGTGGCGTCTTCTTACATCAGCACCATCCGCGCGTTTTTTCCATACAGGAGTTTTTATAAACGGCGGATTGATGCTTGTATTTGGTGGCAATACTCACAATGATACGATACACTCACACGGAGCTTTATGTTATTCTGCTGATACAATAGCTTATGATGTTACGTGCGACGCATGGCATCACTTCCCAATGCCACCAGAAATGTCTAATCTACCGAGATACGGACACACTGCTACtgtatttgaaaaatcaatgtACATATACGGCGGTTTTGATGGTCAAATGCTGTCAGATATGTTGAAATATACACCCGGAAGTTGTGTACACTTGTCGCCTCAGACACAGAGTTCGTGTCTTATCTCAAGGACTGGTACTAAATGTATTTGGGATAAACAGAGAAGTGAATGCTTGCAGATAACCGATGTATCACGTGATATATTAAGGAATGATGACATTCATGATGGCAGATACATGCAGTGTATTGATGATACTCAGCCACGAGGAATGACATCACACAAAGAATTGTGTAAATTATTGACAGATTGCACAGCATGCGTACAGACTTCGTATAATTGCGTATGGTGTGGAAAAAGTTGCGTTTACGAAATGTGCAGGCGTACTGCAAATGCACCGCCACTTGCAGGTATAACAACTTTAGAGGAGTGTGATGCTCACACTGGGGTCGAATGTTTGCAGTTACACACGTGTCATGCATGCTCCAATAATCTTAATTGTATTTGGTCATGGTCGAATGGTCCAGATCGTTGTAAACCAATAACTAAAATAcgtgatataaatataatgaatggAACAATACAGGCACAGGCACAACGTTTGTCGTTGGATACTTGTAGAAGTCCTTGTGTTGAGTATACTTCCTGTAGGAATTGTACTGAGTCAGATTGTATTTGGTGTCAAAATGAGCACAAGTGTGTTGATAAAAATGCTTACCCGGCAAGTTTCCCCTACGGGCAATGTCGAGAATGGACAACGAGTGACACGAGATGCAGAGCTACTGAGACAGGACGTGAGTGGTGCAGCTTTTATTCATCGTGTTTGAGTTGCCGATCTGATCCTGGCTGCGGATGGTGCGATGATGGATCGAATACGGGCAAAGGCAAGTGCATAGCTGGTGGCGCACGTGGTCCCAAAACGTCAAATACTGATGACACTTGTCCGTTTGACCGGTGGTTCTTTACCAAGTGCCCAACTTGTCAGTGCAATGGTCACAGTACATGCTATCCAAATACTACAGAGTGTATTAAGCCCTGTGGGAATCTAACTCGAGGAGCACATTGTGATAAATGTATGACTGGTTACTACGGAAGTCCGCTCAATGGCGCAACTTGCCAGCCTTGTTCCTGTAATGATCAAGGCACTGAATGCACTAGTGAAACTGGTAAATGTTTTTGTACAACTAAAGGTATTGTTGGTGATCACTGCGAGCGATGTGATGTTTCTAGTCTCTATAATGGAGATCCAACTAAGGGATCATGTTTtt aTGACCTGGTCATAGACTatcaatttacatttaatttgaGCAAAAAAGAAGACCGGCATTACcgagcaataaattttaaaaattcaccatCGAAACCCGATGTAGATGCTGAATTTTCCATCACTTGTTCGGTACTTGCTAAGAtgaatataacaataaaaaagggCAATAGTCCAGAAAAACCATTACTTCTTGGTGCCAATTGTACGACATACAAACATCGTTTTAGTAAGGCTGATTACAATTTTGGAAATGAAGATAATAATACACAGACAACATTTTACGTTTATGTCTACGATTTCCAACCCCCATTATGGATTCAAATATCATTTTCCCAATATTCAAAACTAAACCTGCAGCAATTTTTCATCACATTTTCTAC AGATTACATGACACCGCACAGGTGCTTCCTTGCTTTGCTGTTGGTGGCTGCCGTTCtatggaaaataaaacaaaaatacgaCATGTACCGGAGACGTCAACGATTACTCGTAGAGATGGAGCAGATGGCCAGCCGAGCTTTCAGTCAAGTTCTTGTGGAAATCGAAAGGCGAGATGTGCTGTCAGATACCGAACGTAATGACTTGGATGCATGCAATggtcaaaagaaaaaaaaa
- the LOC103578291 gene encoding growth arrest and DNA damage-inducible proteins-interacting protein 1 — MNSNTLLLKRLNINGLPRILSKRWYAQEEWRDDTIDITSVEEVPKYRDFLTEDQEKEVLRKRNKSRLSDEDRNRLYGIKPFNKNYEWYHQTIRFKQRTLGRYGVDALDVPVGCAWPSKEDIADKLEYEKTAYPHSLWECWDMIAQKNKENAEKIIEREKDIDAKLLKVARWKQELEAKIAKKEAEVQATKERKDRLIAEVRRQVGFAIDPRDERFKQLLEEKEKEDKKRKKEMKKKDRAAKFMERLLLQSKTLEETAANATESAVSKDSAATENKSETN; from the exons atGAATTCAAATACGTTATTATTAAAGCGCTTAAATATAAATGGATTGCCACGAATATTATCAAAAAGATGGTACGCACAAGAGGAATGGAGAGATGATACAATCGACATAACCTCAGTAGAAGAGGTACCTAAATATAGAGATTTTTTAACAGAAGATCAGGAAAAAGAAGTTCTAAGGAAACGAAATAAATCACGATTGAGTGACGAAGATCGCAATAGACTGTATGGTATCAAacctttcaataaaaattacgaatGGTATCATCAGACTATCAGGTTCAAGCAGCGGACACTAGGTAGATATGGTGTGGATGCTCTGGATGTTCCTGTTGGTTGTGCTTGGCCGTCAAAAGAAGACATTGCTGATAAATTGGAGTATGAAAAAACAGCTTACCCTCATTCATTGTGGGAATGCTGGGATATGATTGCCCagaagaataaagaaaatgctgaaaaaataatagaaag agaGAAGGACATTGACGCAAAATTACTGAAAGTAGCCCGGTGGAAGCAAGAATTGGAAGCTAAAATAGCCAAAAAAGAAGCTGAGGTACAAGCTACGAAGGAACGAAAAGATCGTTTGATCGCTGAAGTACGTCGCCAAGTAGGTTTCGCAATAGATCCACGTGACGAACGATTCAAGCAACTGCTCGAGGAGAAAGAAAAGGAGGACAAAAAACGTAAGAaagaaatgaagaaaaagGATCGTGCTGCTAAATTTATGGAAAGGTTATTATTGCAAAGTAAAACTTTGGAAGAAACTGCTGCTAATGCCACAGAGTCTGCAGTTAGTAAAGATTCTGCAGCAACAGAAAACAAAAGTGaaacaaattaa
- the LOC103578305 gene encoding uncharacterized protein LOC103578305: MIGPSSGISNMPNRKINENVRVKRRTFDELDIESFCEEICQSNKKHHSMEINDDPLDINMTEVNASSFPLVASIQDNSNTGPVARLEVLVVDVPDEQVKNNSNSNSSSNNFQQTPLLDDEDGNLSWLLDFKLDSLIEAPDEKIITNTKSRQPFNCSDNASMYQSLKKSIADETVQKQSNSCGLSSNSKYAADRYGGLKKPPFTYTELIEHALQERGELTVSAIYQWISEHFPYYKTNDDRWKNSVRHNLSINPHFRKGSKAPHGAGHLWTIANRNEMRPRQLLTNIAGISGRQIKTFSDNDTKNNDLIGFRNNVIIDEVAAATASISQPDNVLSPITLEHCAEQILNGIKKEVQVQYIMPIMTTVQRDDSETTGHRQINHIGFNSATKETGTDFLNPVAKEVVAEECGLIGESYLVTDLNPSALGLNFIEPETITPDHLFGEELSFQFYELTSPSQLQSA; this comes from the exons ATGATTGGCCCATCATCGGGTATTAGTAATATGCCAAATCGTAAAATAAACGAAAACGTGCGAGTTAAACGTCGAACTTTCGATGAATTGGACATCGAAAGTTTTTGCGAAGAAATATGTCAGTCGAATAAAAAGCATCATTCAATGGAAATAAATGATGATCCACTGGATATTAACATGACTGAAGTAAATGCATCGTCTTTTCCATTGGTCGCTTCGATTCAAGACAATTCAAACACCGGTCCTGTAGCGAGACTTGAAGTCCTTGTTGTCGACG TGCCAGATGaacaagttaaaaataatagtaatagcaaCTCgagttcaaataattttcaacaaactCCTTtg TTGGATGATGAGGATGGAAACCTATCGTGGCTATTAGATTTTAAACTTGACTCCTTAATTGAAGCacctgatgaaaaaataattacca atACTAAAAGCCGTCAACCATTTAATTGTTCGGACAATGCATCAATGTatcagagtttaaaaaaaagtattgctGATGAAACTGTACAAAAACAATCAAATTCATGTGGTTTATCAAGCAATTCAAAATACGCAGCAGATCGTTATGGTGGACTTAAAAAACCGCCTTTTACGTACACTGAATTAATAGAGCATGCTCTGCAAGAACGCGGTGAATTAACAGTATCAGCAATTTATCAATGGATATc GGAACATTTTCCATACTACAAAACTAATGATGATCGTTGGAAAAATTCAGTAAGAcacaatttatcaattaatccGCATTTCCGAAAAGGATCTAAAGCACCGCATGGTGCGGGACACTTATGGACAATAGCCAATCGAAATGAAATGCGGCCTCGACAATTATTGACAAATATTGCGGGAATATCAGGAagacaaataaaaactttttcagaTAATGacacaaaaaa taaTGATTTGATTGGTTTCAGAAATAATGTGATAATTGATGAagtagcagcagcaacagcaagTATAAGTCAACCAGATAACGTTCTATCACCAATAACTCTCGAGCACTGTGCTGAGCAGATATTGAATGGCATTAAAAAGGAAGTACAGGTGCAGTATATAATGCCAATAATGACGACAGTCCAACGAGATGATTCAGAGACAACTGGACACAGACAAATAAATCACATTGGATTTAACTCAGCGACAAAAGAAACTGGTACCGACTTTTTAAATCCAGTAGCCAAAGAAGTTGTCGCTGAAGAGTGCGGTCTTATTGGGGAAAGTTATCTGGTGACAGATCTAAATCCATCAGCTTTGGGTTTGAATTTTATAGAACCTGAAACTATAACGCCAGATCACTTATTCGGTGAAGAATTGAGCTTTCAGTTTTACGAATTGACTTCACCTTCTCAGCTGCAGTCAGCCTGA
- the LOC103578292 gene encoding E3 SUMO-protein ligase NSE2: MSEFEKSLSAICDSVTKTAAYAISYADSGTQEQILNTLRGSVENYLECGDKMKHMNELINQLASNNADTDIEQTIQQFNDGVFSYAPNVAANKYLREYDHRVNELKKNLAGARGDEEDDDNDGELQITEDDHSNRICPISKVRMTEPMKNDICGHVYDKASIIALLQRNPATRCPIVGCSNKEYLNMNHLKSDIVRQMCLDNDLE, from the exons atgaGTGAATTTGAGAAATCACTTTCGGCTATTTGTGACAGCGTTACAAAAACTGCAGCATATGCGATTAGTTATGCCG ataGTGGTACTCAAGAACAAATACTAAATACTCTACGTGGCAGCGTTGAAAATTATCTTGAATGTGGGGATAAAATGAAACATATGAATGAgctaattaatcaattagcATCTAATAATGCTGACACTGATATCGAACAAACTATTCag CAATTCAATGATGGGGTTTTTTCATATGCGCCAAATGTTGCAGCAAATAAATACTTGAGAGAGTACGACCATCGTgtaaacgaattaaaaaaaa atttgGCTGGAGCAAGAGGTGATGAGGaggatgatgataatgatggaGAATTGCAAATCACAGAAGACGATCATTCTAATCGTATTTGTCCAATTAGTAAAGTCAGAATGACTGAACCaatgaaaaatgatatttGCGGACATGTTTATGATAAAGCAAGCATAATAGCTTTATTGCAGCGAAATCCTGCTACAAG ATGCCCCATTGTTGGATGTAGTAACaaagaatatttgaatatgAACCATCTTAAATCTGATATTGTGAGACAAATGTGTTTGGATAACGACCtcgagtaa
- the LOC103578290 gene encoding attractin-like protein 1 isoform X2, whose product MAEVMQMFLFLYKSKYRRKNISRYDNSNKLVSGIPCMFLWIVLLWVAVLWSTATASSSSSSSSSSSESTCDSNNCVNGNCVNGTCVCHDGWQGSACQYCSGKIRLTAPSGSIHDGAGNYTTDVKCSWLIESSKNSSIRMHIEEFATECGWDHLYIYDGDSVEAPLLGVFTGLMHKDGYHIRRVPEVIARSGSVFLHFYSDVAYNMSGFNITYKTNACPSRYSYIDCSGHGVCIEGVCTCDATWTGEACDSPVCPKNCSQHHNQGECDRERHQCICMPGFKGSDCSQRVERGYWETISYNDFSPEGSASHCSVVWRDSLYVVGGESFYKSKMIYVYDLNGNVWETPHIEGIRPLPRYAHSCVLFGDKIYMYGGVIENSTVTNELWAFDVSAKVWENVKVRHNCNNKTMCGPLKVAGHTANLIHSYDKSEKMVVIFGHSPQYGYLNIVQEYYFGTREWKIVETMGFPVKGGYGHSAAYDPLTNLIYVYGGYVSESQSTQSLTNRIYSYHPNYRVWRLLTSAPSARFFHTGVFINGGLMLVFGGNTHNDTIHSHGALCYSADTIAYDVTCDAWHHFPMPPEMSNLPRYGHTATVFEKSMYIYGGFDGQMLSDMLKYTPGSCVHLSPQTQSSCLISRTGTKCIWDKQRSECLQITDVSRDILRNDDIHDGRYMQCIDDTQPRGMTSHKELCKLLTDCTACVQTSYNCVWCGKSCVYEMCRRTANAPPLAGITTLEECDAHTGVECLQLHTCHACSNNLNCIWSWSNGPDRCKPITKIRDINIMNGTIQAQAQRLSLDTCRSPCVEYTSCRNCTESDCIWCQNEHKCVDKNAYPASFPYGQCREWTTSDTRCRATETGREWCSFYSSCLSCRSDPGCGWCDDGSNTGKGKCIAGGARGPKTSNTDDTCPFDRWFFTKCPTCQCNGHSTCYPNTTECIKPCGNLTRGAHCDKCMTGYYGSPLNGATCQPCSCNDQGTECTSETGKCFCTTKGIVGDHCERCDVSSLYNGDPTKGSCFYDLVIDYQFTFNLSKKEDRHYRAINFKNSPSKPDVDAEFSITCSVLAKMNITIKKGNSPEKPLLLGANCTTYKHRFSKADYNFGNEDNNTQTTFYVYVYDFQPPLWIQISFSQYSKLNLQQFFITFSTCFLALLLVAAVLWKIKQKYDMYRRRQRLLVEMEQMASRAFSQVLVEIERRDVLSDTERNDLDACNGQKKKKDAPSPIALEPCNGNRAAVLSLLVRLPTGGEAYTPSGQSAGLAVASALVTLGSPRRPSQELSTKEPKKTRKSASQHPDSTCI is encoded by the exons ATGGCAGAAGTCATGCAGATGTTTCTATTTCTATACAAATCTAAATATCgtcgaaaaaatatatcaagatatgataatagtaataaactGGTGTCTGGTATACCGTGTATGTTTTTATGGATAGTTTTATTGTGGGTCGCAGTGCTATGGAGTACAGCGACAGCATCAtcgtcttcttcttcatcCTCATCGTCATCAGAATCGACATGCGATTCAAACAATTGTGTCAACGGTAATTGTGTCAATGGTACCTGTGTATGTCATGATGGCTGGCAGGGATCCGCATGTCAGTACTGCAGTGGAAAAATCAG actgACAGCACCATCAGGAAGTATCCATGATGGAGCAGGGAATTACACGACAGATGTTAAGTGCTCGTGGTTGATAGAGAGCAGCAAAAATTCATCAATTCGGATGCATATTGAAGAATTTGCAACAGAATGTGGATGggatcatttgtatatatatgatggTGATAGTGTTGAGGCACCGCTACTTGGCGTATTTACCGGATTGATGCACAAGGATGGCTACCACATCCGGCGAGTTCCGGAAGTAATAGCACGATCTGGCAGCGTCTTCCTACATTTTTACTCAGACGTAGCTTATAATATGAGCGGATTTAATATTACGTATAAAACAAATGCTTGTCCTAGcag GTATTCGTATATAGATTGTTCTGGACACGGTGTTTGTATTGAAGGAGTTTGTACTTGTGATGCAACGTGGACTGGCGAGGCCTGTGATTCCCCAGTTTGTCCTAAAAATTGTTCTCAGCATCATAATCAAGGTGAATGTGACCGTGAGAGACATCAATGTATTTGTATGCCAGGATTtaaag gttCAGACTGTAGCCAAAGAGTGGAACGTGGTTACTGGGAAACGATATCATACAATGATTTTTCACCTGAAGGCTCAGCAAGTCACTGCTCAGTGGTCTGGCGTGACTCATTGTACGTCGTCGGCGGTGAAAGCTTTTATAAATCCAAGATGATATACGTTTATGATTTAAATGGCAATGTTTGGGAGACACCACACATTGAAGGTATACGTCCATTACCAAGATACGCGCACTCATGTGTGTTATTtggtgataaaatttatatgtatggtGGTGTTATTGAAAACTCAACTGTAACAAACGAACTCTGGGCATTCGATGTATCCGCAAAGGTATGGGAAAATGTTAAAGTGAGGCATAATTGCAATAACAAAACAATGTGCGGGCCATTGAAAGTTGCTGGTCATACTGCTAATCTTATTCACAGTTATGATAAGAGCGAAAAAATGGTCGTCATATTTGGTCATTCACCGCAATACGGTTATTTAAACATTGTTCaagaatattattttggtaCGCGGGAATGGAAAATAGTAGAGACAATGGGATTTCCTGTGAAAGGTGGATATGGGCATAGCGCAGCTTATGATCCACTTACAAATCTCATTTATGTTTACGGAGGATATGTGTCGGAATCACAGAGTACACAGAGTTTGACTAATCGAATATATTCATATCATCCAAATTATCGTGTGTGGCGTCTTCTTACATCAGCACCATCCGCGCGTTTTTTCCATACAGGAGTTTTTATAAACGGCGGATTGATGCTTGTATTTGGTGGCAATACTCACAATGATACGATACACTCACACGGAGCTTTATGTTATTCTGCTGATACAATAGCTTATGATGTTACGTGCGACGCATGGCATCACTTCCCAATGCCACCAGAAATGTCTAATCTACCGAGATACGGACACACTGCTACtgtatttgaaaaatcaatgtACATATACGGCGGTTTTGATGGTCAAATGCTGTCAGATATGTTGAAATATACACCCGGAAGTTGTGTACACTTGTCGCCTCAGACACAGAGTTCGTGTCTTATCTCAAGGACTGGTACTAAATGTATTTGGGATAAACAGAGAAGTGAATGCTTGCAGATAACCGATGTATCACGTGATATATTAAGGAATGATGACATTCATGATGGCAGATACATGCAGTGTATTGATGATACTCAGCCACGAGGAATGACATCACACAAAGAATTGTGTAAATTATTGACAGATTGCACAGCATGCGTACAGACTTCGTATAATTGCGTATGGTGTGGAAAAAGTTGCGTTTACGAAATGTGCAGGCGTACTGCAAATGCACCGCCACTTGCAGGTATAACAACTTTAGAGGAGTGTGATGCTCACACTGGGGTCGAATGTTTGCAGTTACACACGTGTCATGCATGCTCCAATAATCTTAATTGTATTTGGTCATGGTCGAATGGTCCAGATCGTTGTAAACCAATAACTAAAATAcgtgatataaatataatgaatggAACAATACAGGCACAGGCACAACGTTTGTCGTTGGATACTTGTAGAAGTCCTTGTGTTGAGTATACTTCCTGTAGGAATTGTACTGAGTCAGATTGTATTTGGTGTCAAAATGAGCACAAGTGTGTTGATAAAAATGCTTACCCGGCAAGTTTCCCCTACGGGCAATGTCGAGAATGGACAACGAGTGACACGAGATGCAGAGCTACTGAGACAGGACGTGAGTGGTGCAGCTTTTATTCATCGTGTTTGAGTTGCCGATCTGATCCTGGCTGCGGATGGTGCGATGATGGATCGAATACGGGCAAAGGCAAGTGCATAGCTGGTGGCGCACGTGGTCCCAAAACGTCAAATACTGATGACACTTGTCCGTTTGACCGGTGGTTCTTTACCAAGTGCCCAACTTGTCAGTGCAATGGTCACAGTACATGCTATCCAAATACTACAGAGTGTATTAAGCCCTGTGGGAATCTAACTCGAGGAGCACATTGTGATAAATGTATGACTGGTTACTACGGAAGTCCGCTCAATGGCGCAACTTGCCAGCCTTGTTCCTGTAATGATCAAGGCACTGAATGCACTAGTGAAACTGGTAAATGTTTTTGTACAACTAAAGGTATTGTTGGTGATCACTGCGAGCGATGTGATGTTTCTAGTCTCTATAATGGAGATCCAACTAAGGGATCATGTTTtt aTGACCTGGTCATAGACTatcaatttacatttaatttgaGCAAAAAAGAAGACCGGCATTACcgagcaataaattttaaaaattcaccatCGAAACCCGATGTAGATGCTGAATTTTCCATCACTTGTTCGGTACTTGCTAAGAtgaatataacaataaaaaagggCAATAGTCCAGAAAAACCATTACTTCTTGGTGCCAATTGTACGACATACAAACATCGTTTTAGTAAGGCTGATTACAATTTTGGAAATGAAGATAATAATACACAGACAACATTTTACGTTTATGTCTACGATTTCCAACCCCCATTATGGATTCAAATATCATTTTCCCAATATTCAAAACTAAACCTGCAGCAATTTTTCATCACATTTTCTAC GTGCTTCCTTGCTTTGCTGTTGGTGGCTGCCGTTCtatggaaaataaaacaaaaatacgaCATGTACCGGAGACGTCAACGATTACTCGTAGAGATGGAGCAGATGGCCAGCCGAGCTTTCAGTCAAGTTCTTGTGGAAATCGAAAGGCGAGATGTGCTGTCAGATACCGAACGTAATGACTTGGATGCATGCAATggtcaaaagaaaaaaaaa